The following DNA comes from Hyphococcus flavus.
AGGGAGATTTCGTCGGACGCGCGGGCAATTCAGGTTTTTCAAGCGGCGTGCACCTGCATATCGGCCTGAATCCGGTTTTGGGCATGCAGGGAGGGCGTGAGAATTTCGGCCCGAACATGCCAATACCGTTCGAGCGGGTCTATACCCAAAGTTACAATCCCAACGCCGGGCCTGTGACAAACCTCTGGAGCGCCGCCGACACGACGATCAATGCAAGCACCGACGGCGTGACTCTGTTTCGCCCGTCGGGCAAGTTCGCGGACGACATTGTCTGGCAGCGAAGCAACGGACAAATTCATTATTGGGCGATGGAAGACGGACAATTCTCCGCCGGCTTCAATATCGACCAGCCGGTCTCCCAAACATGGAAGCCAGTGGGCGCGGGCAATGTGGACGGCGCCGATCATGACGACATTATATTCATGGCCGGAAATGGTCAGATGCATTATTGGAAAATAAAGAACGGCCAGCGCGTAGGTGCGGCGAATATCTCAACACCACTGGCTGAAGGCTGGAAGTTCGGCGGCGTCGGCGATGTCGATGGCGACAATACCGACGATCTCATTTTCGCTCTGAATGGCCAGGTTCATTATTGGAAAATGAAAAACGGCCAGCGGGTGAGCGGCGCGAACATTTCCTCTCCGGTGTCCGCCGGCTGGCGCATCGGCGGGGTCGGCGATGTCGATGGCGACGGTACGGACGACATCGTCTGGCGTCATGCAAACGGCCAGGCTCATTACTGGAAAATGAAAAACGGCAAACGCGTCAGCGCGGCGAATATCGACGAGCCGGTTGGCTCAAACTGGAGCATGCGCGACATTGGCGACGTTGATCATGACGGCACCGACGATATCGTCTGGCAGCGCAATGACGGCCAGGTGCATTACTGGCGAATGAAAAACGGCAAACGCATATCGGCGGCGAATATTCACACGCCAGTAGGCGGAGAGTGGACCTTGTTTGGCGTCGGTAATGTCGGTACGCGGCCTTGATCGGCAAATCTGTTTGCGCGCTGGTTAAATCTTCTGGTTATATTCGCCGACTTCAGGCTGTGTT
Coding sequences within:
- a CDS encoding FG-GAP-like repeat-containing protein is translated as MRAFSFRNSGHFAGARKRLFAQRMRRCGLIASLFSFLGMAAPAAAQQSYLFPGKSADLPSNAYWVVREFSEGENVLDLNIIQWKDGKWSDCKNGAAGSCGTPQNDLMYNVPLYAPADGEIAGCWRNFPDNPNPPDRRNDVVGVDSNVPKKIYRGGNAVNIITENGVIISLAHMAPGTIPPELCPLNAGSTVFPASVSKDGTDWYTTGYIPPGARPKVKKGDFVGRAGNSGFSSGVHLHIGLNPVLGMQGGRENFGPNMPIPFERVYTQSYNPNAGPVTNLWSAADTTINASTDGVTLFRPSGKFADDIVWQRSNGQIHYWAMEDGQFSAGFNIDQPVSQTWKPVGAGNVDGADHDDIIFMAGNGQMHYWKIKNGQRVGAANISTPLAEGWKFGGVGDVDGDNTDDLIFALNGQVHYWKMKNGQRVSGANISSPVSAGWRIGGVGDVDGDGTDDIVWRHANGQAHYWKMKNGKRVSAANIDEPVGSNWSMRDIGDVDHDGTDDIVWQRNDGQVHYWRMKNGKRISAANIHTPVGGEWTLFGVGNVGTRP